The Fictibacillus arsenicus genome contains a region encoding:
- the rpoE gene encoding DNA-directed RNA polymerase subunit delta, with protein sequence MLNTYTKEQVVEMSMVEIAFEILQNEKQPIQFYDLVKQIAEIKGLSKTAVENRIAYFYTDMNIDGRFVSLGDNKWGLKTWYPVESSEEELGATNKPTKRKKASEDDYDFEEDFDDEDFDELEVEDEFVEEDDDLADDDDDDDDDDDEDEELEFDEDDEDFEEDEEDEDLADEKEENL encoded by the coding sequence ATGTTGAACACGTATACGAAAGAGCAAGTCGTTGAAATGTCTATGGTCGAAATCGCATTTGAAATTTTGCAGAATGAAAAGCAGCCTATTCAATTCTACGATTTAGTTAAGCAGATCGCTGAAATTAAAGGTTTGTCTAAAACTGCAGTTGAAAACCGAATTGCGTATTTTTACACGGATATGAATATTGATGGACGCTTCGTTTCATTGGGCGATAATAAATGGGGATTGAAAACGTGGTACCCAGTTGAGAGCTCTGAGGAAGAACTAGGTGCTACTAACAAACCTACAAAACGTAAAAAAGCATCTGAGGATGACTATGACTTTGAAGAGGACTTCGATGATGAAGATTTCGATGAGTTAGAAGTAGAAGATGAGTTCGTTGAAGAAGACGACGATCTTGCAGATGATGACGATGACGACGATGACGACGATGATGAAGATGAAGAATTAGAATTCGACGAAGATGATGAAGACTTCGAA